One window from the genome of Herpetosiphonaceae bacterium encodes:
- a CDS encoding tellurium resistance protein TerC has translation MDAGVILIIIQLIFLEGILSLDNAAVLGAMVAPLPDDKPVPWPRALRGIGRVLDKSLGMQRDAALKVGLLGAYLGRALMLVLATIVIQNSWLRLIGALYLLYLAIEYLGHLGEAEGDAEEMLHQEAESTSFWGVVFRVELADLAFSLDNVVAAVALSDEYWVVLLGVAIGIVLMRFAASIFSRMIAWEPNLEIAAYLLILAISVELLLDDLFHIHFQTFYVGGLPINAEVQQFGITLMILVLTILLSRVSWLRPINVIWTPLLKIAALLLYPIRWLTWPFRALFGLFTSRRQQPTPTND, from the coding sequence ATGGATGCAGGCGTTATTCTGATCATTATTCAGCTCATTTTTCTCGAAGGCATTTTATCGCTGGACAATGCGGCGGTACTTGGGGCGATGGTCGCGCCGCTGCCGGACGACAAGCCGGTGCCGTGGCCGCGAGCGCTGCGCGGCATCGGGCGTGTGCTCGACAAGTCTCTAGGCATGCAGCGCGACGCGGCGCTCAAAGTTGGCTTGCTGGGTGCGTACCTTGGGCGCGCCCTGATGCTGGTGCTGGCGACGATTGTGATTCAGAATTCCTGGCTGCGGCTGATCGGCGCGCTCTACCTGCTTTACCTGGCGATCGAATATCTGGGCCACCTGGGAGAGGCCGAGGGCGACGCGGAGGAGATGCTGCATCAGGAAGCCGAGTCGACCAGCTTTTGGGGTGTGGTGTTTCGGGTTGAGCTGGCCGACCTGGCGTTCAGCCTGGATAACGTCGTGGCGGCGGTCGCGCTCTCAGACGAGTACTGGGTGGTGCTGCTGGGCGTGGCGATCGGCATTGTGCTGATGCGCTTCGCGGCGAGTATCTTTAGCCGGATGATCGCCTGGGAGCCGAATCTCGAAATCGCGGCCTACCTGCTGATCCTGGCGATCAGCGTTGAGCTGCTGCTCGACGATCTGTTTCATATCCACTTCCAAACCTTCTACGTGGGCGGCCTGCCGATCAACGCCGAGGTGCAGCAGTTCGGTATCACGCTGATGATCCTCGTCCTGACGATCCTGCTATCGCGGGTGAGCTGGCTCAGGCCGATCAACGTCATCTGGACGCCGCTCTTGAAAATCGCCGCGCTGCTGCTCTATCCGATCCGCTGGCTGACCTGGCCGTTTCGCGCGCTGTTCGGCCTCTTCACCTCGCGCAGGCAGCAGCCAACGCCCACCAACGATTAA
- a CDS encoding STAS domain-containing protein, whose translation MPNDDASAPLTQQVLHALRTADSRGSNLNDEQLHAAAAQIVEQFQAYQNRPHALDAQALGSRLAGQGLSLQAFIRAGRALKPDLATASAQDGDVRWDYLSTVLEGYVEETKRAAQEATIAEIRATQRREDQLRAVIQELSTPIIPIYRGVLVLPLVGAIDSLRSQEITERLLEEIVRQQADMVIIDITGVSVVDTSVANHLIMTAQAVNLLGSRVIFTGISSTIAQTIIQLGVNLGDVITLNNLQAGMLYALQQLGLGITELAPSV comes from the coding sequence ATGCCCAATGATGATGCTTCGGCACCCTTAACGCAACAGGTGCTCCATGCCCTGCGAACCGCCGACTCGCGAGGCTCGAACTTGAACGATGAGCAACTTCACGCTGCGGCTGCGCAGATCGTGGAGCAGTTCCAGGCGTACCAGAATCGGCCTCATGCTTTGGACGCGCAGGCCCTCGGCTCGCGGCTGGCCGGGCAGGGCCTAAGCCTCCAGGCGTTTATTCGGGCTGGCCGTGCGCTCAAGCCGGATCTTGCTACCGCGAGCGCTCAAGATGGCGATGTCCGCTGGGACTATCTATCGACGGTTCTGGAAGGCTATGTCGAGGAAACCAAGCGCGCGGCCCAGGAGGCGACGATCGCCGAGATCCGGGCGACCCAGCGCCGCGAAGATCAACTGCGCGCCGTGATTCAGGAGCTTTCGACGCCGATTATCCCGATCTATCGTGGCGTGCTGGTGCTGCCGCTGGTCGGCGCGATCGACTCGCTGCGCTCGCAGGAGATTACGGAGCGTCTGCTCGAAGAGATCGTGCGCCAGCAGGCCGATATGGTCATTATCGACATCACCGGCGTCTCGGTGGTCGATACCTCCGTCGCCAACCACCTGATTATGACGGCGCAGGCGGTCAATCTGCTCGGCTCGCGTGTGATCTTCACCGGCATCAGCAGCACGATCGCCCAGACGATCATCCAGCTCGGCGTCAACCTGGGCGATGTGATCACGCTGAATAATCTTCAGGCGGGTATGCTCTACGCGCTGCAACAGCTTGGCCTTGGCATCACCGAGCTGGCTCCCTCCGTCTAA
- a CDS encoding cytidine deaminase — translation MQDIDLHGLLGIARIARGRAYVPYSKYPVGAALLCGSGKIYPGCNVENAAYPVCMCAERTALFAAVAAGEHEFLAMAVIADSDRPVPPCGMCRQALHELAPDLPVLLANIRGDERRTTPRELLPDGFTAADLPTPP, via the coding sequence ATGCAGGACATTGACTTGCACGGGCTGCTGGGCATAGCGCGGATCGCACGTGGACGGGCATACGTGCCCTACTCGAAATATCCGGTTGGCGCGGCGCTGCTGTGCGGATCGGGCAAGATCTATCCCGGCTGTAACGTCGAGAACGCAGCCTATCCGGTCTGCATGTGCGCGGAGCGGACGGCGCTCTTTGCCGCCGTGGCCGCTGGTGAGCACGAGTTCCTGGCGATGGCGGTGATCGCCGATTCGGATCGGCCCGTACCGCCTTGCGGCATGTGCCGCCAGGCACTACATGAGCTTGCGCCGGATCTGCCGGTGCTGCTGGCGAATATACGCGGCGATGAGCGGCGCACCACGCCCCGCGAGCTGCTGCCCGACGGCTTTACCGCCGCCGATCTGCCGACGCCGCCCTAG
- a CDS encoding Flp family type IVb pilin, which produces MLRSFFTREEGQSLVEYALVLVLIAVAVIGILAVLGTNISGVFERVTEGVGGS; this is translated from the coding sequence ATGCTGCGTAGCTTCTTCACCCGCGAGGAGGGCCAGAGTCTTGTGGAATATGCACTTGTTCTTGTCCTAATTGCTGTGGCCGTCATTGGCATCCTCGCGGTACTGGGTACGAACATCAGCGGAGTTTTTGAGCGTGTGACAGAAGGTGTTGGCGGCAGCTAG
- a CDS encoding hemolysin family protein: MDPGPTIELLGLVLCFALTAISSAADAALSAISRHRLNSLLAEGRPRAHVIAHLLNDPARLKATTLTLDTFAKCGATALVLALIVNTPTLWQRLAIVVAVLLVLLIIGEALPKLIATTHPDRTALLLARPLSFLSILVSPITAIVALVATPFARMLGTQPGTPLVTEEELKLLVNVGEEEGLIEKEEREMIEGILIFGDTLVREVMVPRIDIAGLEADSSISRALDFALSEGHSRIPVYEETIDRVIGILYVREMLPLLRDGRLDVPIRELLRPVYFVPETMKVDDLLRNLKSRKVHLAIVVDEYGGTAGLVTIEDLLEEIVGEIQDEYDVEEPLVQHLATDTWIVDARVSLDDLNAETGLNLETDEGDSVGGLVYEKLGTIPRVGDSVDVGDVTITVQSVQGLRPEKLQLVLHTREPEEAVIQGVGDAGH; this comes from the coding sequence TTGGACCCTGGACCTACTATCGAGCTGCTCGGCCTGGTGCTGTGCTTTGCTCTGACGGCAATCTCCTCCGCCGCCGATGCAGCTCTTTCCGCAATATCTCGTCACCGGCTGAACTCGCTCCTGGCGGAGGGCCGACCGCGTGCTCACGTCATCGCTCACCTGCTCAACGACCCGGCCCGGCTGAAGGCAACCACGCTGACGCTCGATACGTTCGCCAAGTGCGGCGCAACTGCGCTGGTGCTGGCGCTGATCGTCAACACGCCGACGCTCTGGCAGCGGCTTGCCATCGTCGTCGCAGTGCTGCTGGTGCTGCTGATCATCGGCGAGGCGCTGCCCAAGCTGATCGCGACAACCCACCCCGACCGCACCGCGCTGCTCCTCGCCCGCCCGCTCAGCTTCCTCTCGATCCTCGTCAGCCCGATTACCGCGATCGTGGCGCTGGTCGCGACTCCCTTCGCCAGAATGCTGGGCACTCAGCCGGGCACGCCGCTCGTGACGGAGGAAGAGCTGAAGCTGCTGGTCAACGTCGGCGAGGAAGAAGGGCTGATCGAAAAAGAAGAGCGCGAGATGATCGAGGGCATCTTAATCTTCGGCGACACGCTCGTCCGCGAGGTGATGGTGCCGCGCATCGACATTGCGGGCCTTGAGGCCGACAGCTCGATCAGCCGGGCGCTTGACTTCGCCCTGTCCGAGGGGCACTCACGCATTCCAGTCTATGAAGAAACGATCGACCGCGTCATCGGCATTCTGTACGTGCGCGAAATGCTGCCGCTGCTGCGCGACGGTCGGCTGGACGTGCCGATCCGTGAGCTGCTGCGTCCGGTCTATTTCGTGCCCGAAACGATGAAAGTCGATGATCTGCTACGCAATCTGAAGAGTCGCAAGGTTCACCTGGCGATCGTCGTCGACGAGTACGGCGGGACGGCGGGCCTGGTGACGATCGAGGACCTGCTCGAAGAGATCGTCGGCGAGATCCAGGATGAGTACGATGTCGAGGAGCCGCTGGTGCAGCATCTCGCGACCGACACCTGGATCGTCGATGCGCGTGTCTCGCTGGACGACCTGAACGCCGAGACTGGCCTGAACCTTGAAACCGACGAGGGCGATAGCGTCGGCGGGCTGGTCTACGAAAAGCTCGGTACGATCCCCAGGGTCGGCGATAGCGTCGACGTAGGCGATGTCACGATCACCGTGCAATCAGTACAGGGGCTACGCCCCGAAAAGCTGCAACTGGTCTTGCACACCAGGGAGCCGGAAGAAGCCGTCATTCAAGGAGTGGGCGATGCAGGACATTGA
- a CDS encoding Flp family type IVb pilin — protein sequence MLRNFFAREEGQGLVEYALILVLIAIVVIAILTLLGQQVSSVFETINGALTQ from the coding sequence ATGCTTCGCAACTTCTTCGCCCGTGAGGAAGGCCAGGGTCTGGTCGAGTACGCGCTCATTCTCGTTCTGATCGCAATTGTCGTTATCGCCATTCTGACGCTTCTCGGCCAGCAGGTTTCCAGCGTTTTTGAAACCATCAATGGTGCGCTGACGCAATAA
- a CDS encoding ribose-phosphate pyrophosphokinase, giving the protein MDGRLQVFAGNSNPALAREITTHLHLNLGRALVGQFKNGETRIKIEENVRGSDVFVIQSLSAPVDHYLMELLIMIDAMRRSSAKRITAVVPYYGYAKQEKKTTGREPITAKLIANLIATAGAHRLLTMDLHAPAIEGFFDIPVDHLQAGPLLVDYFRQKELRNMVAVSPDAGGVGRANKFRERIGASLAIIAKQRPEPDVSEVIEMVGDVEGKTAIIVDDMISTGGTLVEAAKTLHERGATRIFACATHGIFAGAAFNQMADSHLEEIVVTNTIVLPPEASAARIKTISVAALFAEAIMRIHKDLSLSTLFM; this is encoded by the coding sequence ATGGACGGACGATTACAAGTTTTTGCCGGGAACTCGAATCCCGCGCTGGCACGTGAGATCACCACGCATCTGCATCTGAACCTGGGCCGTGCGCTCGTAGGCCAGTTCAAGAACGGCGAGACGCGCATCAAGATCGAAGAGAACGTGCGCGGCTCCGATGTCTTCGTGATCCAATCGCTGTCCGCGCCGGTCGACCATTACCTGATGGAGCTGCTGATCATGATCGACGCGATGCGCCGCTCGTCGGCCAAGCGCATCACGGCGGTCGTGCCGTACTACGGCTACGCCAAGCAGGAGAAGAAGACGACGGGCCGCGAGCCGATCACCGCCAAGCTGATCGCCAACCTGATCGCCACGGCTGGCGCGCACCGCCTGCTGACGATGGACCTGCACGCGCCCGCGATCGAGGGCTTCTTCGATATTCCGGTGGATCACCTGCAAGCGGGGCCGCTGCTCGTCGATTACTTCCGCCAGAAAGAGCTGCGCAACATGGTCGCCGTCTCGCCCGACGCGGGCGGCGTGGGACGCGCCAATAAGTTCCGTGAGCGGATCGGCGCGAGCCTGGCGATCATCGCCAAGCAGCGGCCAGAGCCCGACGTCTCAGAGGTGATCGAGATGGTCGGCGATGTCGAGGGCAAGACCGCGATCATCGTGGACGACATGATCTCGACCGGCGGCACGCTCGTCGAGGCGGCGAAGACGCTGCACGAGCGCGGCGCGACACGCATCTTCGCCTGTGCGACCCACGGCATCTTTGCGGGCGCGGCGTTCAACCAGATGGCGGACTCGCACCTGGAAGAGATCGTCGTCACCAACACAATCGTGCTTCCGCCCGAGGCCAGCGCGGCGCGGATTAAAACGATCAGCGTCGCCGCGCTCTTTGCCGAGGCGATCATGCGTATCCATAAGGATCTCTCGCTCAGCACGCTGTTTATGTAG
- the glmU gene encoding bifunctional UDP-N-acetylglucosamine diphosphorylase/glucosamine-1-phosphate N-acetyltransferase GlmU, which produces MTTTAHRLGVVILAAGEGTRMRSALPKILHPIVGKPLVEHVLELSHALGAAETALVLAPDTIDQLRQRWGERYSYTVQAERRGTGHALLQAQPLLDGKVDRVLVLYGADPLLRPESAQRLLAALDQPDVLGAITTFRAERPTGYGRILRDERRHVLGVVEERDATPQQRRIGEVNQGVVAYDAAWLWEHLRQLTPSPVKQEYYLTDLVAMAVAERGPGVIVAVELDDPTEALGINDRIELAEAEAIMRARILQELMRSGVTIVDPGHTYVDAGVQVGQDTILLPGTLLKGATVIGANCVIGPNSMIEDSQIGAGCRVKASFVEGSVVEDGSDIGPMSHIRPGSRIGSGVHIGNFGEVKGSTLHEGVKMGHFSYIGDATVGPNVNIGAGTITANFGEKRAQPGQRKHRTEIGAGALIGSDTMLVAPVKIGAGAKTGAGAVVTKDVPDGAVVVGVPARPLQAPTEAQTEPEST; this is translated from the coding sequence ATGACAACAACAGCACATCGATTAGGCGTCGTGATCCTGGCTGCGGGCGAAGGCACGCGCATGCGATCGGCGCTACCCAAAATCTTGCATCCCATCGTCGGAAAGCCGCTGGTCGAGCACGTGCTTGAGCTGAGCCATGCCCTGGGCGCGGCTGAGACGGCCCTGGTGCTCGCGCCGGACACGATCGACCAACTGCGGCAGCGCTGGGGCGAGCGCTACAGCTACACCGTCCAGGCCGAGCGCCGTGGAACCGGCCACGCGCTGTTGCAGGCGCAGCCGCTGCTCGACGGCAAGGTCGATCGGGTGCTGGTCTTGTACGGCGCCGACCCGCTGCTGCGGCCAGAGTCGGCGCAGCGCCTGCTGGCGGCGCTCGATCAGCCGGATGTGCTCGGCGCGATCACCACCTTCCGCGCGGAGCGTCCAACCGGCTACGGTCGCATTCTGCGCGACGAGCGCCGCCATGTGCTGGGAGTGGTCGAAGAGCGCGACGCGACGCCGCAGCAGCGGCGCATCGGCGAGGTGAACCAGGGCGTGGTGGCCTACGATGCGGCCTGGCTCTGGGAGCACCTCCGGCAGCTCACGCCCAGCCCGGTCAAGCAGGAGTACTACCTGACCGATCTGGTGGCGATGGCGGTCGCCGAGCGCGGCCCCGGCGTGATCGTCGCCGTGGAGCTGGACGATCCGACCGAGGCGCTGGGCATCAACGATCGGATCGAGCTGGCCGAGGCGGAGGCGATTATGCGGGCGCGTATCCTGCAAGAGCTGATGCGCAGCGGCGTGACAATCGTCGATCCAGGCCACACCTATGTGGATGCGGGCGTGCAGGTGGGCCAGGATACGATCTTGCTGCCCGGCACGCTGCTCAAAGGCGCGACCGTGATCGGCGCGAACTGTGTGATTGGCCCCAACAGCATGATCGAAGACTCACAGATCGGCGCTGGCTGCCGGGTCAAGGCGTCGTTCGTGGAAGGCTCGGTGGTGGAAGACGGCTCGGACATCGGGCCGATGTCGCATATCCGGCCTGGGTCGCGGATCGGCTCCGGCGTGCATATCGGCAACTTTGGCGAGGTCAAAGGCTCGACGCTGCACGAAGGGGTCAAGATGGGCCACTTCTCGTACATCGGCGACGCGACCGTCGGGCCGAACGTCAACATCGGCGCGGGCACGATTACTGCGAACTTCGGCGAGAAGCGGGCGCAGCCGGGGCAGCGCAAGCATCGCACAGAGATCGGAGCGGGGGCCTTGATTGGCTCTGATACAATGCTGGTAGCACCCGTTAAAATCGGCGCGGGCGCGAAGACCGGCGCAGGCGCGGTGGTGACGAAGGATGTGCCGGATGGAGCGGTAGTGGTAGGTGTTCCCGCGCGACCGCTGCAAGCGCCGACGGAGGCGCAGACGGAGCCGGAAAGCACGTGA
- a CDS encoding multicopper oxidase domain-containing protein, translating into MVSRRRFLKLGAAVGAGLLMPRAWYASQLAAATPHVPGLFPMLDPTTLTKYLDPLPLPGVLQPVGKAKGGSYYIVQMNQAIQQLHAQLAPTTVWGYNGLYPGPTLEARTNQPVTVKWINNLPAAHLLPVDTTLGGTNMGEPAVRTVVHLHGGHVPQAVDGYPEDAFVPGGSATYIYPNAQHASTLWYHDHALGITRLNVYAGLAGFWLLRDAVEDSLNLPRRAYEIPIVIQDRAFNADGSLFYPTGPDEHVESALPMPSIVPEFFGDTILVNGKVWPFLEVEPRRYRFRILNGSNSRFYNLALGGVTFRQIGSEGGLLPAPVDLTEILLAPGERADVLVDFAAYTGQTLLMTNSASDGPFTGLGNDPPAEPATTGQIMQFRVTRPLQGSDTSSWPTTLPPFQYLSEASAVQERFLTLNEGEDDYGRLMLLIDNKGWHEVSEYPVLGTTEIWSFANVTPDTHPIHLHLVQFQILDRQQFNLKHYEKTGKVVFIGPRMPPDANERGWKDTARMNPGEVTRIIMRFEDYTGFYPYHCHILEHEDHEMMRQFQVVAGM; encoded by the coding sequence ATGGTCAGCCGACGACGGTTTTTGAAACTAGGCGCGGCAGTTGGCGCAGGGCTGCTGATGCCGCGTGCGTGGTACGCCTCGCAGCTTGCTGCGGCCACGCCTCACGTCCCTGGCTTGTTCCCGATGCTCGATCCGACGACGCTCACCAAGTACCTCGACCCGCTGCCACTTCCGGGTGTGCTCCAGCCGGTCGGGAAGGCCAAGGGCGGAAGCTACTACATTGTGCAGATGAATCAGGCGATCCAGCAGCTTCACGCGCAGCTCGCGCCCACAACTGTCTGGGGATACAACGGTCTTTATCCCGGCCCGACGCTTGAAGCGCGGACCAATCAGCCGGTAACGGTAAAGTGGATCAATAATTTGCCCGCCGCCCATCTGCTGCCGGTCGATACGACCCTGGGCGGGACTAACATGGGCGAGCCAGCGGTGCGCACCGTGGTTCATCTCCACGGCGGGCATGTGCCGCAGGCGGTGGATGGCTATCCCGAAGATGCGTTTGTTCCCGGCGGCTCGGCGACCTATATCTATCCCAATGCGCAGCACGCTTCGACGCTCTGGTATCACGATCACGCCCTGGGTATCACGCGGCTCAACGTGTACGCGGGACTGGCTGGCTTCTGGCTGCTGCGCGATGCCGTCGAGGATAGCCTTAATCTGCCGCGTCGGGCATATGAGATCCCGATCGTGATTCAGGATCGCGCGTTCAACGCCGATGGCTCGCTCTTCTATCCGACCGGGCCTGATGAGCATGTGGAAAGCGCTCTGCCGATGCCGTCGATCGTGCCGGAGTTCTTCGGCGATACGATCCTCGTCAACGGCAAGGTCTGGCCGTTCCTTGAGGTCGAGCCGCGCCGATACCGCTTCCGCATCTTGAACGGCTCGAACTCGCGCTTCTACAATCTCGCGCTTGGCGGCGTCACCTTCCGGCAGATTGGGTCTGAGGGCGGCCTGCTTCCGGCACCTGTCGATCTGACCGAGATCTTGCTCGCGCCAGGCGAGCGCGCCGATGTGCTCGTCGATTTCGCGGCCTACACCGGCCAGACGCTGCTTATGACCAACAGCGCCTCGGATGGGCCGTTCACGGGCCTGGGCAACGATCCGCCCGCCGAGCCGGCGACGACCGGCCAGATCATGCAGTTCCGTGTCACCAGGCCGCTCCAGGGCAGCGATACCAGCTCATGGCCGACCACGCTGCCGCCGTTCCAGTATCTCAGCGAAGCCTCGGCGGTGCAGGAGCGTTTTCTGACGCTGAATGAGGGCGAGGACGATTATGGGCGGCTGATGCTGCTGATCGACAACAAAGGCTGGCATGAGGTTTCGGAGTATCCCGTGCTGGGCACGACCGAGATCTGGAGCTTTGCTAACGTCACGCCCGACACGCATCCGATCCACCTGCATCTGGTCCAGTTCCAGATCCTCGATCGGCAGCAGTTTAACCTGAAACATTATGAGAAGACCGGTAAGGTTGTGTTCATCGGCCCGCGTATGCCGCCGGATGCCAATGAGCGCGGCTGGAAGGATACCGCGCGGATGAATCCGGGCGAGGTGACGCGGATCATCATGCGCTTTGAGGATTACACGGGCTTCTATCCGTATCACTGCCACATTCTGGAGCACGAAGATCACGAGATGATGCGCCAGTTCCAGGTGGTCGCCGGGATGTAG